One genomic region from Clostridium saccharobutylicum DSM 13864 encodes:
- a CDS encoding class I SAM-dependent methyltransferase — protein MEDLRKAIDEIIKEDIIKLVISNKINKDVEYNKITFIYKENNNKKYYQIEKYTDKQVFHENIDVNLLEEKVLEYVSSSYKQISAWSNATNFDVKISKKGKVLLSKKKSDNVKLVNKSHNKEKNYILKEGMIIQPLIDLGVFTKEGKVVNSKYDKYKQINRFVEIIDDEIKKNDYKELTILDFGCGKSYLTFVLYYYFVEIKKINVKMIGLDLKADVIKKCNDIAKRYNYENLSFELGDINGFKYNNKVDMVITLHACDTATDYALYNAIKWNTKMIFSVPCCQHEFNHQMKAESLSILTRYGIIQERVAALMTDSVRANLLESVGYKTQLLEFIDIAHSPKNILIRASKFKVSKEKREKSLCEVEDLMKQFNFSPTLYNLLKEDKLI, from the coding sequence ATGGAAGATTTAAGAAAAGCAATTGATGAAATAATAAAAGAAGATATTATAAAATTAGTAATTAGCAATAAGATTAATAAAGATGTTGAATATAATAAAATTACATTTATATATAAAGAAAATAATAATAAAAAATATTATCAAATAGAAAAATACACAGATAAGCAAGTGTTTCATGAAAATATAGATGTTAATCTTTTAGAAGAGAAAGTTTTAGAGTATGTATCATCAAGCTATAAACAGATTTCAGCTTGGTCAAATGCAACTAATTTTGATGTGAAAATATCTAAAAAAGGTAAGGTTTTATTAAGTAAGAAGAAAAGTGATAATGTAAAACTTGTTAATAAAAGTCACAATAAAGAAAAGAATTATATTTTAAAGGAAGGTATGATTATTCAGCCTCTTATTGACCTTGGAGTTTTTACAAAAGAAGGTAAAGTGGTTAATTCAAAATATGATAAATATAAGCAGATAAATAGATTTGTGGAAATTATTGATGATGAAATTAAGAAAAATGATTACAAGGAACTTACGATTTTAGATTTTGGATGTGGAAAATCTTATTTAACATTTGTTTTATATTATTATTTTGTAGAAATTAAAAAAATCAATGTAAAAATGATAGGCTTAGATCTTAAAGCTGATGTTATAAAAAAATGTAATGATATAGCTAAACGCTATAATTATGAAAATTTATCATTTGAACTTGGGGATATAAATGGATTTAAGTATAATAACAAAGTTGATATGGTAATAACATTACATGCATGTGATACTGCTACAGATTATGCTTTATATAATGCAATAAAATGGAATACTAAAATGATTTTCTCTGTGCCTTGCTGTCAACATGAATTTAATCATCAAATGAAAGCAGAGTCATTATCAATATTAACAAGATATGGAATAATTCAAGAAAGAGTCGCAGCTCTTATGACAGATTCAGTTCGTGCAAATCTTTTAGAAAGCGTAGGATATAAAACTCAACTTTTAGAATTTATAGATATAGCACATTCGCCTAAAAATATATTGATCAGAGCATCAAAATTCAAGGTCTCTAAGGAAAAAAGGGAGAAATCTTTATGTGAAGTTGAAGATTTAATGAAGCAATTTAATTTTAGTCCAACATTATATAATTTATTAAAAGAAGATAAATTAATATAA
- a CDS encoding sigma 54-interacting transcriptional regulator — MLEDKILKLIENEDKRNPLTDSEIAKLVNTTREYITQFRTEKNINNSRQRKEKILYEDIKKLIIGDKNISDRYLCKKLSLLGYDISRYSASQIKKNIIKKMFPMNVETVESASENLTEVKPLINKNVKEIKNKEIVSPVNKENNEKKNYLRKIIGYHGSLKNAISQAEAAVLYPPHGLHTLLLGPSGVGKSFFAESMYKFAISSSHFGKNAPFIIFNCADYSENPQLLLSQLFGYSKGAFTGANTDKVGLVEKANNGVLFLDEVHRLPSEGQEILFYLLDKGKYRRLGETENSRIANVMIIAATTEDPKSALLLTFRRRIPMIIELPSINNRSINERYILIKNFFSQESYRVGKEITVRYEVIRSLLLYNCPGNIGQLRSDIQVACARGFFNSLSHNSSDVVIDIKDLPDHVPLGILSVEDRGGVSEDIINEDLVINPNDAVTEELKDDRYMLPDRIYNNIEEKYYKLEKQGLSKDQINKIIWSKMEFNLNKFAKNIETNVFFPKEELKNIIDEKILNVVENVTNIAKQYIENIQENFYYCIAMHLNSTYERLKQGRIIKNPESDYIKKQYYNEYRIAKLLTKEINKSLNIELPEDEIGFIAMYLKTFSSTDQNVRRVAVIVLSHGHVACGMADVANTLLGTNLAVGIEMSLDESPRSLLKRTIEVVKKVHEGKGCLLLVDMGSLVTFGEIITKETGVPTRVIGRVDTVMVLEAVRRALIANSNLYEIAKALDGDKVYVGKVQGVKKYIKTIITICITGEGTALKIKKYLEDIFSNSNMSLNIIPIGIMNRKSAQNEIINISKENNIAAIVGTIDPELETIPFISFQDILKESGKLRLKDLLGVESVNPLISVIDEELIQIRDDIFVKSDLIDEMCKLLITKGKVKEGYTMSVYKREMMGGTLLEGIFGIPHGLSEFVEQPSLAIFKLNNPILWDYDCKVDVVIMLALKESDVKIVEKLFDTISRAEVIDRLKHADSSKEISDILLKM; from the coding sequence TTGCTTGAAGATAAAATATTGAAACTAATTGAAAATGAGGACAAAAGAAATCCATTAACTGATAGTGAGATTGCTAAATTAGTAAATACAACTAGAGAATATATTACTCAATTTAGAACAGAGAAGAATATAAACAATTCTCGCCAAAGAAAAGAAAAAATTTTATATGAGGATATAAAGAAATTAATTATTGGGGATAAAAATATTTCAGATAGGTATTTATGTAAAAAATTATCTCTTCTTGGATATGATATTTCTCGATATTCTGCATCACAGATTAAAAAAAATATAATTAAAAAAATGTTCCCAATGAATGTAGAGACAGTTGAAAGTGCATCTGAAAATTTAACAGAAGTTAAACCTTTGATAAATAAGAATGTAAAAGAAATAAAAAACAAAGAAATCGTGAGTCCAGTTAATAAAGAAAATAATGAAAAGAAGAATTACTTAAGAAAAATTATAGGATATCATGGCTCATTAAAAAATGCTATTAGTCAAGCTGAGGCAGCAGTGCTATATCCTCCACATGGACTTCATACGCTTTTACTCGGGCCATCAGGTGTTGGGAAAAGTTTTTTTGCTGAATCTATGTACAAGTTCGCAATTAGTTCTTCACATTTTGGAAAAAATGCACCATTTATAATATTTAACTGTGCTGATTACTCAGAAAATCCACAATTACTTCTTTCTCAACTATTCGGCTATAGTAAAGGTGCTTTTACTGGAGCTAATACGGACAAAGTTGGTTTGGTGGAGAAAGCAAATAATGGAGTATTATTTTTGGATGAAGTCCATAGATTGCCAAGTGAAGGACAAGAAATACTGTTTTACTTGTTAGATAAGGGAAAGTACAGAAGACTTGGTGAAACTGAAAATAGCAGAATAGCTAATGTAATGATAATTGCAGCAACTACAGAAGATCCAAAATCGGCTTTATTGTTAACATTTAGAAGAAGAATACCAATGATAATTGAACTTCCATCTATTAATAATAGGTCAATTAATGAAAGATATATACTAATTAAAAACTTCTTTTCACAAGAATCATATAGAGTTGGAAAAGAAATTACTGTGCGTTATGAGGTTATTAGATCATTATTATTATACAATTGCCCAGGAAATATAGGACAATTAAGAAGTGATATACAAGTTGCGTGTGCAAGAGGCTTTTTTAATTCATTAAGTCATAATTCAAGTGATGTTGTTATTGATATTAAAGATTTACCTGATCATGTGCCATTAGGAATATTGAGTGTTGAGGATAGAGGGGGAGTCTCAGAAGATATTATTAATGAAGATTTAGTTATTAATCCTAATGATGCTGTTACTGAGGAATTAAAAGATGACAGATATATGCTGCCTGATAGGATATATAATAATATAGAAGAAAAATACTATAAACTTGAAAAGCAAGGACTAAGTAAAGATCAAATTAATAAAATAATATGGAGCAAAATGGAGTTTAACTTAAATAAATTTGCAAAGAATATAGAAACAAACGTATTTTTCCCTAAAGAAGAATTGAAAAATATAATAGATGAAAAAATATTAAATGTGGTTGAAAATGTAACTAATATTGCTAAACAATATATAGAAAATATTCAAGAAAATTTTTATTATTGTATAGCAATGCACTTAAATTCAACCTATGAAAGATTAAAACAGGGAAGGATAATAAAGAATCCTGAATCAGACTATATTAAAAAGCAATATTATAATGAGTATAGAATCGCAAAACTATTAACTAAGGAAATAAACAAAAGTTTAAATATTGAACTTCCCGAAGATGAAATAGGATTTATTGCTATGTATTTAAAAACTTTTTCAAGCACGGATCAAAATGTAAGAAGAGTGGCTGTTATTGTATTAAGTCATGGACATGTTGCCTGTGGTATGGCTGATGTTGCTAATACGCTGTTAGGTACAAATCTTGCCGTTGGGATAGAGATGTCACTTGATGAAAGTCCTAGAAGTCTACTTAAAAGAACCATAGAGGTTGTAAAGAAAGTGCATGAAGGTAAGGGATGCTTGTTATTAGTAGACATGGGTTCTTTAGTTACATTTGGAGAAATAATTACTAAAGAAACAGGAGTTCCAACAAGAGTTATTGGCAGAGTTGACACAGTAATGGTACTTGAGGCTGTGAGAAGGGCATTAATTGCAAATAGTAATCTTTATGAAATTGCTAAAGCACTTGATGGTGATAAAGTCTATGTTGGAAAAGTACAAGGTGTAAAGAAATATATTAAAACTATAATTACAATATGCATAACTGGTGAAGGAACTGCTTTAAAGATAAAAAAATATCTTGAAGATATTTTTAGTAATTCAAATATGAGTTTAAATATCATACCAATTGGAATTATGAATAGAAAGAGTGCTCAAAATGAAATAATTAATATAAGTAAAGAAAATAATATAGCTGCAATTGTTGGGACAATTGATCCTGAATTAGAAACTATTCCTTTTATATCTTTTCAAGATATTTTGAAAGAATCAGGTAAATTAAGATTAAAAGATTTACTGGGCGTAGAAAGTGTAAATCCTTTGATAAGTGTAATTGATGAGGAACTTATACAGATTAGAGATGATATATTTGTTAAAAGTGATTTAATAGATGAAATGTGTAAATTGTTGATTACAAAAGGGAAAGTTAAGGAAGGCTATACAATGAGTGTATATAAGAGAGAAATGATGGGGGGAACTCTTTTGGAGGGGATTTTTGGTATACCACATGGTTTGTCAGAGTTTGTAGAGCAACCATCATTAGCTATTTTTAAATTAAATAATCCTATTTTATGGGACTATGATTGTAAGGTTGATGTTGTAATTATGTTAGCATTAAAAGAGAGTGATGTAAAAATAGTTGAAAAATTATTTGATACTATATCAAGGGCAGAAGTAATTGATAGATTAAAACATGCAGATTCATCTAAAGAGATTTCAGATATATTGTTAAAAATGTAA
- a CDS encoding PTS sugar transporter subunit IIA, whose amino-acid sequence MIRSIKEFLRRDLVVNNLEAKSAVDVFKKISPILLEAGFVEDSFLNGLVKRENKFPTGLLLGKYNVAIPHTDAIHVKKPAIAITTLKNPVKFNCMDGNGDVDVNIVFTMALNEPHSQILMLQQLMCLIQNESILENMIKAKDSDEVYDIVSNFNYDCE is encoded by the coding sequence ATGATTAGAAGTATTAAAGAATTTTTAAGAAGAGATTTAGTAGTAAATAACCTTGAAGCTAAATCAGCTGTAGATGTATTTAAGAAAATATCTCCAATATTATTAGAGGCAGGTTTTGTAGAAGATTCCTTTTTAAATGGGTTAGTAAAGAGAGAAAATAAATTTCCTACAGGTTTATTACTAGGAAAATATAATGTTGCAATACCTCATACTGATGCTATTCATGTTAAAAAACCAGCTATAGCTATTACAACACTAAAAAATCCAGTGAAATTTAATTGTATGGATGGAAATGGTGATGTGGATGTTAATATAGTATTTACTATGGCCTTAAATGAACCTCACAGCCAGATATTGATGTTGCAGCAATTAATGTGTTTAATTCAGAATGAATCAATCTTAGAAAATATGATTAAAGCAAAAGATAGTGATGAAGTGTATGATATCGTTTCGAATTTTAACTATGATTGCGAATAA
- a CDS encoding PTS sugar transporter subunit IIB: protein MDKQKVILVACGTGIATSTVVCKRVEKLVADHGINARIIQCKIAEVVGYEDQADLLVTTTISSRNYKIPVIKAVNYLTNINTDKVDQAIIEALK, encoded by the coding sequence ATGGACAAACAAAAAGTAATATTAGTAGCTTGTGGAACAGGAATAGCAACATCAACAGTTGTGTGTAAAAGGGTGGAGAAGTTAGTTGCAGATCATGGTATTAATGCTCGAATTATACAATGTAAGATTGCAGAGGTAGTAGGTTATGAAGATCAAGCTGATCTGTTAGTGACTACTACAATTTCATCTAGAAATTATAAAATTCCTGTGATTAAAGCAGTGAATTATTTAACTAACATTAATACAGATAAAGTTGACCAAGCAATTATCGAAGCTTTGAAGTGA
- a CDS encoding PTS galactitol transporter subunit IIC translates to MLLDVVQYILNLGPTVMLPLTITIIGMIFGQGFKKAFRSGITIGIGFVGINLVIGLLTTNLGGAAQQMVTRYGLHLNIIDVGWPAAAAISWASPIAAIMIPIAMFVNLVMLVLKATNVVDIDIWNYWHFTAAGATVYVLTSGNWLLAILAGILYEVAVLKIADKTAPMVQDFFGLEGVALPTGSTAACGLIGIPIVKVVRKIPGIKSLKADPETIQKRFGVFGEPMMMGLVLGIILGILAGYGVDKILQIGVSMAGVMFLMPRMVRILMEGLIPVSESVREFLQKKNFGKDRNLTIGLDAAVAVGHPAVIATALVLVPITLFLAVILPGNQVLPFGDLATICFYVAFIVGAAKGNIVHSVIAGTVVMALALLMATNIASFHTQIATMAKFTMPDGASTISSLDMGGNFLNWIVIKIFQVLTGNF, encoded by the coding sequence ATGTTATTAGATGTAGTACAGTACATTTTAAACTTAGGACCTACAGTTATGCTGCCATTAACAATTACTATTATTGGTATGATATTTGGACAAGGATTTAAAAAAGCATTTAGGTCAGGTATTACAATCGGTATCGGATTTGTTGGTATAAATTTGGTCATTGGATTACTTACAACGAACCTTGGTGGAGCTGCACAACAAATGGTTACTAGATATGGATTACATCTGAATATAATAGATGTGGGTTGGCCAGCGGCTGCTGCAATCAGCTGGGCGTCTCCTATAGCAGCAATAATGATTCCAATAGCTATGTTCGTAAATTTAGTAATGTTAGTCTTAAAGGCAACAAATGTAGTTGATATTGATATATGGAATTATTGGCACTTTACTGCAGCTGGTGCAACTGTTTATGTATTAACTAGTGGTAATTGGTTACTTGCTATTTTAGCTGGTATTTTGTACGAAGTTGCTGTTCTTAAAATTGCTGATAAAACAGCTCCTATGGTTCAAGATTTTTTTGGGCTTGAGGGAGTAGCTTTACCAACTGGTTCAACTGCAGCTTGCGGTCTTATAGGTATTCCTATTGTTAAAGTTGTAAGAAAAATCCCTGGAATTAAAAGTTTAAAGGCTGATCCTGAAACAATTCAAAAAAGATTTGGTGTTTTTGGAGAGCCTATGATGATGGGACTTGTTCTTGGTATTATACTTGGAATTCTTGCTGGTTATGGTGTAGATAAAATTTTACAGATAGGTGTGTCAATGGCTGGTGTTATGTTCTTAATGCCTAGAATGGTTAGAATACTTATGGAAGGCTTAATTCCTGTTTCAGAATCAGTTAGAGAATTTTTGCAGAAGAAGAACTTTGGTAAGGATAGAAATCTTACAATTGGATTAGATGCAGCAGTTGCAGTTGGACATCCGGCAGTTATTGCAACTGCACTTGTATTAGTTCCTATTACATTATTTTTAGCAGTAATATTACCAGGAAATCAAGTTTTACCATTTGGTGATTTAGCTACAATATGTTTTTATGTTGCATTTATAGTTGGTGCAGCAAAAGGTAATATAGTTCACTCAGTTATAGCAGGTACAGTGGTTATGGCATTAGCACTATTAATGGCAACTAATATTGCTAGTTTCCATACTCAAATAGCGACAATGGCTAAGTTTACAATGCCAGATGGAGCATCAACTATTTCAAGTTTGGATATGGGTGGTAATTTCTTAAATTGGATAGTAATAAAGATATTCCAAGTATTAACAGGAAATTTTTAA
- a CDS encoding sn-glycerol-1-phosphate dehydrogenase has protein sequence MNVTNLKAEELVGMNFDCECGKTHNVEINSIKIGSNIIEQLPELLNEFKNKKILIVEDVHTYVVAGKKVEGILSNEFSLKKYVFPQEHLLPDVYALGRVLMETEEDTALILAIGSGVINDICRYVAYKVHIPYAIVCTAPSMDGYASVVSPLITDGFKESHKAIYPYGIYADIEIMKNAPMYLLCSGLGDVLGKYIALADWSISNLLTGEYYCNTITEMVQAAVDRCVAAAPRIPERNSEVVKNITDALVLSGITIGMAGASRPASGSEHHIAHGWEIMFHTMNSGEKWVHGNFVGVGTVVMAMVFETLKDIDIESVISERKFRYYDMNKWAKNIESVFGRVANNVINYKMDAIELNPDKRQQNAEKIARIWNDILNIANTTVPSSEHIKKILKDSGCVYHPAELGINKNLFIKTFIAAKDIRTRYGVVHLIDDLGLTEKTANLIADKLYKVTDE, from the coding sequence ATGAATGTGACAAATTTAAAAGCGGAAGAACTAGTTGGAATGAATTTTGATTGTGAATGCGGAAAAACACATAATGTAGAAATTAATTCTATAAAGATAGGAAGCAACATAATAGAGCAACTTCCAGAGTTACTTAATGAATTTAAAAATAAAAAAATATTAATTGTTGAAGATGTTCACACATATGTTGTGGCTGGAAAAAAGGTAGAAGGGATATTAAGTAATGAATTTTCTTTAAAGAAATATGTGTTTCCACAGGAACACTTGTTGCCAGATGTATATGCTCTTGGAAGAGTGCTTATGGAGACAGAAGAGGATACAGCACTTATACTTGCCATAGGTTCAGGGGTTATAAATGACATTTGTAGATATGTGGCTTATAAGGTACATATACCTTATGCCATAGTATGTACTGCACCATCAATGGATGGTTATGCATCGGTAGTATCTCCTTTAATCACAGATGGATTTAAAGAATCTCATAAAGCTATATATCCTTATGGAATATACGCAGATATTGAGATTATGAAGAATGCTCCAATGTATTTACTTTGTTCAGGACTTGGCGATGTATTAGGTAAATATATTGCATTGGCAGATTGGTCAATTTCAAATCTTTTAACAGGAGAATATTATTGTAATACAATTACTGAAATGGTTCAAGCTGCTGTGGATAGATGTGTTGCAGCTGCGCCAAGGATTCCTGAAAGAAATTCTGAAGTTGTAAAAAATATAACAGATGCATTAGTTTTATCGGGAATAACTATAGGGATGGCAGGAGCATCGCGACCAGCATCGGGTTCTGAACATCATATTGCCCATGGATGGGAGATAATGTTTCATACAATGAATAGTGGAGAAAAATGGGTACATGGAAACTTTGTTGGAGTGGGTACAGTGGTTATGGCTATGGTATTTGAAACATTAAAAGATATAGATATTGAAAGTGTGATATCTGAGAGAAAATTTAGGTATTATGATATGAATAAATGGGCAAAAAATATTGAAAGTGTGTTTGGAAGGGTTGCTAATAATGTAATTAATTATAAGATGGATGCAATTGAGTTAAATCCAGATAAGAGACAGCAAAATGCAGAAAAAATAGCAAGAATCTGGAATGATATTCTTAATATTGCAAATACTACAGTGCCAAGTTCTGAGCATATTAAAAAAATCTTAAAAGATAGTGGATGTGTATATCATCCTGCAGAACTTGGAATTAACAAAAATCTATTTATTAAAACATTCATTGCTGCAAAGGATATAAGAACAAGGTATGGTGTTGTGCATTTAATTGATGATCTTGGATTAACAGAGAAAACTGCTAATTTAATTGCTGACAAATTATATAAAGTCACTGATGAGTAA
- a CDS encoding HAD-IIA family hydrolase — protein MNQLKDIKCFLLDMDGTFYLGNRLIDGALEFLDILKSQKKKFIFLTNNSSKNKSTYKQKLSSLGCNIDEEQVYTSGEATIWYIKKNCIGNRIYLMGTELLMKEFENAGFILVKDKNDKPDYVVLGFDTTLTYEKILTGCDYIRDGVPFIATHPDFNCPIEDNKYMPDTGSMIKMFEASTGVSPVVIGKPNGYIVEAIMEKYDLKKEEVAIVGDRLYTDIKAGVNGGITSILVLSGETSEEMYKKSDIHADYVFSSIKYIGEVLKQL, from the coding sequence ATGAATCAGTTAAAAGATATTAAATGTTTTCTATTAGATATGGATGGGACTTTTTATCTTGGAAATAGACTTATTGATGGAGCTTTAGAATTTTTAGATATCTTAAAAAGTCAGAAAAAGAAGTTTATATTTTTGACAAATAACTCTTCTAAAAATAAATCAACTTATAAGCAAAAACTTTCATCACTTGGCTGCAACATTGATGAAGAACAAGTTTATACATCTGGTGAAGCTACTATATGGTATATCAAGAAAAACTGCATAGGTAATAGGATATATCTAATGGGTACAGAACTACTTATGAAAGAATTCGAAAATGCAGGATTTATCCTTGTTAAGGACAAGAATGACAAGCCAGATTATGTAGTTCTTGGATTTGATACTACTTTAACATATGAAAAAATATTGACAGGATGTGATTATATAAGGGATGGAGTTCCATTTATAGCTACTCATCCAGATTTTAATTGTCCTATTGAAGATAACAAATATATGCCGGATACTGGATCTATGATAAAAATGTTTGAAGCATCCACTGGTGTTTCTCCTGTGGTTATTGGTAAGCCAAATGGATATATAGTTGAGGCTATTATGGAAAAGTATGATCTTAAAAAAGAAGAAGTAGCAATTGTAGGAGATAGACTTTATACAGATATAAAAGCAGGAGTAAATGGAGGAATAACTAGCATTCTTGTATTAAGTGGTGAGACATCAGAAGAGATGTATAAAAAATCTGATATACATGCAGATTATGTATTTTCATCAATAAAATATATTGGTGAAGTATTGAAACAATTATAG
- a CDS encoding glycerol-3-phosphate dehydrogenase encodes MSIITIIGAGQMASALSFPATGNNNKVRLVGTPLDRNIIDTAKDTGFHSTLKRQLPKTGIEYYQIEDVNKALDGADVAICGVSSFGVDWFADNILPIIPEDIPLLSITKGMITKEDGEMINYPQYFLSKLPCNKKLSINAVGGPCTSYELADKDNSEVVFCGEDINILRNLKSLFETSYYHISLSTDIVGVECAVALKNAYALGVSLAIGLAIGPDGSGKEHYNSQAALFGQSIKEAKHILKLVGAGEENIIYFGGDLYVTVFGGRTRRIGTLLGQGFSFDEAMEQLKGVTLESIIIASRAAKHIRSLAYKGIVKLSDFPMIIHIDDIINSGASVDIPWKAFESEKI; translated from the coding sequence ATGAGCATTATAACAATTATCGGAGCAGGGCAGATGGCATCTGCATTATCTTTTCCAGCAACAGGAAATAACAATAAAGTAAGACTTGTTGGTACTCCTCTAGATAGAAACATTATTGATACAGCAAAGGATACAGGTTTTCATTCTACATTAAAACGTCAATTGCCTAAAACAGGAATCGAGTACTATCAAATTGAAGATGTAAATAAAGCATTAGACGGAGCTGATGTTGCAATTTGTGGAGTGAGCAGTTTTGGTGTTGATTGGTTCGCAGATAACATATTACCTATCATACCTGAAGATATTCCTCTACTTTCAATAACAAAAGGAATGATTACTAAAGAAGATGGTGAAATGATTAATTATCCACAATACTTTTTAAGCAAACTTCCTTGTAATAAAAAACTTTCTATCAATGCTGTTGGTGGACCATGTACAAGTTATGAACTTGCTGATAAGGATAATTCTGAAGTTGTATTTTGTGGAGAGGATATAAACATACTTAGGAATCTTAAGAGTTTATTTGAAACATCATACTATCATATTAGCTTATCTACAGATATTGTAGGTGTTGAATGTGCAGTTGCATTAAAGAATGCTTATGCTTTAGGTGTGTCATTAGCTATTGGATTAGCTATTGGACCTGATGGTTCTGGAAAAGAGCATTATAATTCTCAGGCTGCACTTTTTGGACAAAGTATAAAGGAAGCAAAACACATTCTTAAATTAGTTGGTGCTGGTGAAGAAAATATCATATATTTTGGTGGCGACTTATACGTAACTGTTTTTGGTGGACGTACTCGTCGAATAGGAACTTTATTAGGTCAAGGATTTTCATTTGATGAAGCTATGGAACAATTAAAGGGAGTAACTCTAGAATCAATAATTATTGCTAGTCGTGCTGCAAAGCATATACGCTCCTTAGCATATAAAGGCATTGTTAAACTTAGTGATTTCCCTATGATAATTCATATTGATGATATTATAAATTCAGGTGCTTCAGTTGATATTCCATGGAAAGCATTTGAGTCAGAAAAAATATAA
- a CDS encoding MDR family MFS transporter gives MDSRKRNILVALMVAMFLGAVEGTVVTTAIPTIVKDLQGFEIISSVFSVYLLTCAISTPICGKLSDLYGRKNVLSIGIIIFLVGSFLCGLSQNMCMLIGSRAIQGVGAGAIFTVTYTIVGDVFTLQERPKVQGSISTVWGVASLIGPFLGGILIDTLSWHWIFFINIPFGILSVILIQRNLNENFEKKKHNIDFAGIITLSIAMSVFLNIFLSTENVSFNHNIFIGISVIITIVLLGAFYKIERKAKEPIFPFDIFTKTSTLVNLISFLASAILIGADVYLPIYIQNVLGFSAKVSGLALAPMSVAWLIASVLLGKVMVKLGGKTIIVISNIVVLISAILLITLGINSSIMLVLIYVFIMGLGFGGAFTILTIIVQESVEYKNRGSAMAANSLLRTLGQTIGVSAFGSIFNIYIVKYFVQLGINGVDPSNLYNVSTHNAAVTSEQIKLSLSSSLHVLFIILIAISIISLILSIVMPKIASNAKASEV, from the coding sequence ATGGATTCAAGAAAGAGAAACATATTAGTAGCATTAATGGTGGCAATGTTTTTAGGAGCAGTTGAAGGAACTGTTGTTACTACTGCTATTCCAACTATAGTAAAGGATTTGCAGGGATTTGAAATTATTAGTTCAGTTTTTTCAGTATATTTATTAACATGTGCAATTTCTACACCTATATGTGGTAAATTATCAGATTTATACGGGAGAAAAAATGTGCTTTCAATAGGAATAATAATATTTTTAGTTGGAAGTTTTTTATGTGGATTATCACAGAATATGTGTATGTTAATCGGATCACGTGCAATTCAAGGGGTAGGAGCAGGTGCAATATTTACAGTTACATATACAATTGTTGGAGATGTGTTTACATTACAGGAAAGACCAAAAGTTCAAGGAAGCATAAGTACAGTGTGGGGCGTTGCAAGTCTTATAGGTCCATTTTTGGGAGGAATTTTAATTGATACTTTATCTTGGCATTGGATATTTTTCATAAACATTCCTTTTGGTATATTGTCAGTTATACTTATCCAAAGAAACTTAAATGAGAACTTTGAGAAGAAAAAACACAATATAGATTTTGCTGGAATTATTACTTTATCAATAGCAATGAGTGTATTTCTAAATATATTTTTATCAACTGAAAATGTAAGTTTTAATCATAATATATTTATTGGAATATCAGTAATTATAACTATTGTATTACTTGGAGCATTCTATAAAATAGAAAGAAAAGCAAAAGAGCCAATTTTTCCTTTTGATATATTTACTAAAACAAGTACACTTGTAAATTTAATCAGTTTTTTAGCTTCAGCTATATTGATAGGTGCAGATGTTTATCTGCCTATATATATACAAAATGTACTTGGATTTAGTGCTAAGGTATCAGGCTTAGCTTTAGCTCCAATGTCAGTAGCTTGGCTTATAGCTTCTGTACTTTTAGGAAAAGTTATGGTAAAGCTTGGTGGAAAAACAATAATAGTTATATCTAATATTGTTGTACTTATTAGCGCAATATTATTGATTACATTAGGAATAAATTCTTCGATAATGTTAGTTTTAATTTATGTTTTCATAATGGGCTTAGGATTTGGTGGAGCATTTACTATTTTAACTATAATTGTTCAAGAATCTGTAGAATATAAAAATAGAGGTTCGGCAATGGCTGCTAATTCATTGCTTAGAACATTAGGTCAAACAATAGGTGTAAGTGCGTTTGGAAGTATATTTAATATATATATAGTTAAATATTTTGTTCAGCTTGGAATAAACGGAGTAGATCCAAGTAACTTATATAACGTTTCTACACATAATGCAGCGGTTACCAGTGAGCAGATAAAGCTTTCTTTAAGCAGTTCTTTGCATGTTTTGTTTATAATACTTATAGCTATATCAATTATATCCTTAATTTTATCAATAGTGATGCCTAAAATAGCAAGTAATGCTAAAGCATCAGAAGTATAG